Genomic window (Blastocatellia bacterium):
GATTAACTATTTCCATTCCACTAACAACATGACCGAAAATGCTATATTGATTATCTAGTGAAGGAAATCTTTCAGTACAAATAAAAAAATGTGATGTTCCACCGTCTGGCTCACCATTTGGACGAGCCATAGAAAGACTACCTTTTTCATGCCTAAGTGCTTGATCGTACTAAGCTTTTAGCTTTGGAATATCAAAGCGTTTTTTTAAGTTAGGGTTATTTTCTTCCCATGACCCAGGATTACCACTTTGAACAATATATTTTGGAATCACTCGGCTAATTGACATTCCATTAAAATAACCTGAACGAGCCAGCCAAATAAATTGACGTACATGATTTGGTGCTGATTTAGGATAAAATGCTAGGGTAAATTCTTTGTTTTCGTCTAATTCAACTACAGCTACTAACTTTTCCATTTCCTCTACACTAAGAAGCGTTTCCGGCGGGCGAATGGTTTCTGGCTCTGGTGGCTTAACGGGTGTAGGCGTTGGAGTGGGTGCTGGTGTTGTTGTCTTTGGCTTTGTTACAGGCTTACGTTTTTGTGCTAAAGTTAAGGAAGAAAAATTTAGAGTTATTACTACAGCTAAAACTAAATAACAGAAATTTTGGAGTGTTAATTTATTTTTTAACATAACTAGACACCTCCATCTTTGTTTAATTCTTGGGTTAGTTCTGCTAAGTCATTGTAAACAATTTGCTTATTTTTTAAGAAACTAACACGGTTTGCATAAGTATTTAATTCTGATGATAATAGATCTATTACTTCCACGGATTTACGTAGTAATTTAACGGCAGCTTTTTTATCGCCTTTTACTATTTCACATCGTGCAAGCCCATATAAAGCACGCCATTCAAAGACAGGACTACCAGATTGACGGGAAAGATCTAAAGCATATTTGTAATAACTTTGAGCGTCTTTCATATTGTTAATTGCAGAAAGTGAATCACCTATGCTAACTAGGGTTTCTAGCTCTGTAGGTCTTAGACCTAGTTCTTGAATTAATTTTTGTGCTTTAACAAATTCTGATAGAGCCGTTTCATGATTACCTTGACCCTGGTAAAGTAGCCCAATATTAAGCAAAATAGATGCTTCTGTAGGACGATCAGATGTTTCTTTAGTAATTGCTAAGGCTTGTTGGTAATATTCATAAGCTTCTTGATAGCGCATTTGACGGCGATAATGCTCGCCTATGTTATTAAGAATAGAAGTTTCACGTAGTCTATAACCCATATCACGAGCAACTTTTAGAGCGCGTTCAAAATTTCTTAAGGCATCAGGAAATAGACCAATTTCTAAAAGTATTGCTCCAATCAGGTTATAGCAACGTTCCTGGACTAGTCGATAACCTGTAATGGTACTAATTTCTAATGCTCGTTGTGCTGACTCTTGAGCTTTTTCATATTGACCTAAACGAAAATAAATTACACCCATACCCCAAAGAGCATTGCTTTCCTGGAAGCGATCTTTGATTTTTCTAGCCAACACTAAAGCACCTTCATATTGTTCTAGGGCTTGAGAAAAATGTCCTAATCCTTCATGAGATGCTCCTATTACCATTAAGGCTTGAACTTCCCATTCAGAATCTTCTATTGAGGTAAGTACGGCTAAACCTTGTTCACCATATTCTAGTCCACGTGTTAATTGACCATATTGGCGATAAAGTTCACCAAGTGCAGTAAAAGCACGTCCAACTAGCTTTAATGATTTTACTTGTCTAGCAAGCTCTAAGGTTTGTCTTAATTGGGATTCAGCACGTTGATGATTGCCTAGCTGCATAAAAAGCTGGCCGTAATTTAAGTGATATTGAGCCATGCGGTCAGACTCAATCTGTAAGCCACAAGCAGCAAGCTGAAGGATTTTATTGCCGCCAGTAGTACGATTTAAGCTTTCATCCTTAAGCGAAGCCATTAAATTTTGAATAGATTTTTCTGCCCATTCATAATATTTAGCCGCTTCTGAGAAGGCTAAAGCACGCCATGCTAGATTTCCTGCTTCTACAGCATAGCTTAAAGCATGTTCGTAATCTTCAGCATTATAGTAATGATAGACCAGTTCAGCCGCGATTTTATTGGCACGGTCGGCATAGAGTTCTTCTAATTTATTGCCAATTTGTTGATGCAACCGCTTACGACGACGGCGGCTAGTGCGTTCATATAAAACTTTTCTAACCGTACTATGGTAAAAAGAATAGCGATCTTCTCGTGAGTGTGGTTCTTCTTTTAAGATATGTTCTCTAAGTCCAGCTTCAACAATACTTAAAAGCTTGTCTTCGTCAAAATCTGTAACAGCTTGTAGGATTTCAAAAGTAAATTCATCGCCTAAAATAGCTGCTTGGGTAAAAACTTCTAAATCCTGAGCCGCTAGTTTTACTAAATGAGCCTCTACTAAATCAACTACAGAGGTTGGAAGGTGAATTTCACCTACATCTTTACAATGCCAATGTTCTCCAGTCCATTGAATAGCTTTTTCTTCTTGAAGAAGTCGGACTATCTCCATTATATAAAAAGGATTACCCTTAGTTTCCTGACAAACTTTACTTAGCATTGCTTGAGAAATATTTATATATCCAAACATTGATTCCAAAACTTTAGCAGTTTCAGTCTCAGTTAAAGGTGATAGTTTAATTTGTTCTTGAGATCCATAGCGGCTCATCTGTCTTAGCCAACTACGCACAGGGTTGTTTTCGTTAGTTAATTCCCATTCACGCGAAGTTGCAACAAAAAATAAGCGTTCCCCTGAACTATTACGGATTAAATAAGCTAGAAAATCTAAGGTAAGCTCATCTGCCCATTGTAAATCATCTAAAAATAAAATTATTGGACGTAACTTAGATAAATTTACATAAATTCTTACTAAATAATCAAAAATGCGATATTTTTCCTGCTCTGCATTAGCAACAGCTTCACCACTAAGTAATATAGATAGAGGATCATTACTACTAAAATCTGTAATAACTTGACCTGCCATAGAACCAAAAACTTCTTGGGTCTCTGCTTGGTTATATTCCATCAAGTAATGTATTGATCCTCGAAGAGAATCACAAAAAGCTTTATAAGGAATTGCTCCACCAGATTCATAGAAACGGCCTTGTAAAAATAAAACATCTTTTCCAGCAGACTGACGGCGAAACTCTTCTACTAGACGGGTTTTACCTAGTCCAGCATCACCAGTAATTAATACAAAACGCCCACGTCCAGCTACACTTTGTTCAAAATTACGTTGTATTTTTTCTAGTTCTGTTTTACGACCAACAAAGTTTTCAAACTGAATTTGAGGTTCTACACTATTACTTAGTTGACTAAGCTGGCCGCTTTGACCCTTACGGGCAACTTGGCTATGACCTAAAGTTTTTGCTTTTGCTAAAGATTGTTTGGCAATCTCAAAAAGGTCTGTAGCATCTGTGCTATCCATAGGATAAAAGGCTATTCCTGCTGATAGTGAAACTTCTAGTCCTTCAGGTAATTCTTTAGTAAGTAATCTAGTTTGTTTTACTACGTTAATTAACTTAGTCGCAAGCTGAACTAATAATTCTGGCTGTCTAGTTGCTGCCATAGTAGTCAAACCGTCTCCAGGTGCGCGGCAAAGCGTCATTTGTTCAGGTAGGTTTTGGCTTAGTAGATGTCCTACTTCTCTAATTAATAAGTCACCAAGTAAATAACCATAGGTATTGTTTACTTGTTTAAGCTTATCTACACCAAAAATAATTATTCCAAGAGGCTCATTAAGTTGCGCACAACGGAGCAAATTTTCTTCTAAATTACGAATAAAATAACCATGTGAATGTAGTCCAGTCAAACTATCATAATTAAGAAGTCCGCTTTTACGTGCTGAAGGGTTTGCACCTGTTTTAGGAGATGTAAGAAATTTACTACTAGCTTCAGCAATAGGCTCAATCAAAATGTCTACAGATTCAGTAAGCGTAATACCAGCCAGGGCCTGCTCTAGTTCTTGTCCCATTTCACGAGCGGTTGCTGGGCGTTTATTACGATCGTTGGCAAGTGAACGTAAAATAGGTGTTTCCACTGCTTCGGTAAGATCAGGTCGAACTTTGCGAATCGATGGCGGTGGTTCTGTTGCATGCTGAATAATTACTGCCGAAAGTGTACGACCTCTAAAAGGCACATTTCCCGTAAGCAGTTCATATAGAATAATTCCTAAACTGTAAATATCGGCTCTTGGGTCAAGAGGCTCTCCGCGGCATTGCTCAGGAGAAATATAGTAAGGTGTTCCTACCATCATCCCTGCTTCAGTAAGTTTAGTTAAGGCATCGCTAATAATATGTTCCCGAAGTTCTGCAACACCAAAATCTACAACTTTGATACTTTCAGAATTATCTGAAAGTTTTTCTACCATAATATTTTCTGGCTTTAAGTCACGGTGGATGATTCCTGCTTCATGTGCTGCATGCACAGCATTACAAACAGTGCTAATTAAAGAAATTGCTCTTGGAATAGATAAAGTTTTTTGTTCTTTTAATTCGTCTCTTAAGCTATGACCTCGGATATATTCCATTACCAAAAAAGTATTACCTTCTGGTAAATTTCCCATGTCATGTATTGTTACTACACAATTATGGCGAATACGAGCAGCAGCCTGAGCTTCACGACGAAAACGAGCTACGGCTAAAGGGTTCTTTAAGGATTCTTGATTAAGAATTTTAACGGCGACGTTATCACCTATCTGCATTCTAGTTGCTAGATAGACAGTAGCCATACCACCAATACCGATACAGCTTTCTAAACGGTATTTTCCTTCTAGCAGCTTACCTAACATAGGGTCTGGGCCAGTTTCTAGTGATTGACCATCGTAAGGACACATTGTTACAGCATCGCTATATTCTTGGTGGCAAACAGGACAGCGTTTCATAAATCTTTTAATTTACTAGAGATCTATAGAATTTAAGTTTATTAGTCTATAAACAAAGTAAGTTAGCATTTTTTAATTTCTTGAGTCCTGAAGGGACGAAATAATTGTAGCCTAGGTCGTAAGACCTAGGCATAGTGATTATACATAGCTAGAATCGCGTAGCGACGGCATAATAAACCTAATTAGCACAATATTTTAATTATGTCGTCACATTTGTAACTCTATTATTTTATATCATCATACGTAGGGTTGAAACCCTATGCTACAGTTATGTCGCCCCGTTGGGGCTTAAGATTAAAATATCAGAATATTTAAGTTACAAGGCAAAATAAATATAGCCTAGAAATTTAAGCTTAGGTTTTTTATAATTCTTTTTCTGCAATTTCTACAGCTTTGAGTAAAGCACGGGCTTTATTTACAGTTTCAATATATTCTTTTTCTGGAACTGAGTCAGCAACAATACCTGCTCCGGCCTGGATATAAGCTTTACTATCTTTTACTAGAATTGTACGAATAGCAATACAAGAATCAAGGTTTCCTGAATAATCTAAATACATAACGGCTCCAGCATATGGCCCACGTCTAGTAGGTTCAAGTTCATCAACAACTTCTAATGCTCTTACCTTTGGTGCGCCTGAAACTGTACCTGCTGGAAAACAAGACACTAGAGCATCAAAACAATCATTACCAACCCGCAGTTCGCTACGTAGTTTTGATACCATGTGCATTACATGCGAATAACGTTCAATAGACATTAAATCTAGTACTTCTACAGAGCCAATTTCAGAAACGCGGCCCAAGTCATTACGACCTAGGTCGACTAGCATAATATGTTCTGCCACTTCTTTTTCATCTGCACGGAGTTCTTCACCTAATAAAGCATCATCAATATCATCTACACCTCTTGCCCTAGTTCCTGCAATTGGACGATAATCTAGTTTTCTGTCTTTACAACGAACTAGCATTTCTGGGGAAGCACCTACTAAAGACATATCTCCCAGATTTAAGTAAAACATATAAGGTGAAGGGTTAATCATACGTAAGGCACGGTAGATTTGAAATGCTGGAGTAGAAATATTAGTTTCAAAGCGTTGTGATAAAACAACTTGGAAAATATCTCCAGCTTTAATATGTTCCTTGGCTCGTAATACGGCTGTTTCAAATTGTTCTTTGGTAAAGTTAGAACGTACTAGAAAAGATGCAGTAAGTTTATCTTGACCAGAATAGCTAGTATTTTTGTTAGGAAGGATAAGAGGAGTGCTAAGCTTTTGTTCTATTTGCTCAATTTCTACTAAAGCCTGCTGATACTTTTCTTCTAAGCTTACAGCATCGGTTCTTTGAGTAAATACATTAACAATTATTATTAGCTGTTGTTTTACATGGTCAAAAGCCAAAATAGATGAAAAAAACATAAGTAGCGCATCATCTATCTTTAGGTCATCAGGATTTTTATTAGGTATTCTTTCAAACCAACGAACCATATCATAGCTTAAATATCCAACTGCTCCACCAGTAAAAGGGGGTAGATTAGGTGGTTTTACAGGGATTAAATGCCCTAAATATTGACGTAAAGCATCTAGTAATGTTCCTGGCAAGCGTTCTACTTGACCGTTTTTAATTGTCTCTACTGTGCGGCCACGTACCCGAATAATTAAGTTAGGTTCTACCCCTAGAAAAGAATAGCGAGCAACTTGCTCGCCTCCCTCAATAGACTCTAGTAAAAAACAGTAAGGATTAGACTGTTGAAGTCTTAAGTAAGCTGCTACAGGGGTGAGCAAGTCAGCAGCAATTCTTTTGGCTATAGGAATAACATTTCCTTGGCTAGCCATCTGAGCAAATTCTGAAAAATTTTTTGGGGTGACAAACATGACTTTATGTGTACTTTCGTTCAGTAGCTTTACTAGCACGCTGTTTTAGCTCATTAAATATATCTTCTAAATGTACACCTCGCTCACTCATTAAAACTAGTAGGTGATAAAGTAAATCAGATATTTCTGCTGCCATTTGTTGGGTAGAATGATTTTTAGCTGCAATAATGGTTTCTGCCGATTCTTCCCCAACTTTTTTTAGAATCTTATCTAGTCCAGCATTAAATAGATAAGTGGTATATGAACCTTCTGGACGTTTCTTTTTTCTTTCTTCTATTAGGCGATAAAGTTCATCTAGGAGAATGCCTAATTCTAATGAACTTTGATTTACTAGGGAAATACTTTTTTGCAAATGCTGGTATTCATTTTCTTGTAATTGACGATGAAAGCAACTATCTTCGCCTAAGTGACAGGCTGGGCCCTCAGGGTCAACCATTACTACTAGCGCATCTCCATCGCAATCTAGCCGAATATCTACAACATTCTGGAAGTTACCAGAAGTTCCCCCCTTGTGCCATAATTCTTTCCGTGAGCGACTCCAAAACCAGGTTTGCCCTGTTTGAAGTGTACGAGTTAAGCTTTCCTCATTCATATAAGCAAGTGTCAAAATCTCATTCGTGCGAGAATGTTGGACAACAGCCGGGATTAGCCCTTGCTCGTCAAACTTTAAGTTTTGAATAAGTATTTCGACAGACATAAACAGTTTTTTACTCCTAAAAACAAAATATTCTTTATTTGATTTGTTTGCTATTTTAGCAAAACTTATTTGTTTAGGACAAAGCAGGATAGGATGTTTAATGATTGGAAGAGCTTATTTACCAAACTCTAGTAAAATTTCCCCGATCTTTTTTACCTAACTAATACACCTTGATCAGCTAAATATTTCTTTGCTTCTGAAATGCTAAATTGCCCAAAATGAAATATTGATGCAGCTAAAACTGCTGCTGCTTTGCCAGTTGTTAATGCTTTGTAAAGATGCTCAAGTGTTCCTGCTCCACCAGAAGCAATTACAGGAATTTTAACTGTGTCAGCAATTTGGCTAGTTAAAGCTAGGTCATAACCTTTTTTAGTGCCGTCCATATCCATACTAGTAAGAAGAATTTCTCCTGCTCCTAGCTCTTCGACACGGCTGGCCCACTCTAAAGCATTTAACCCGCTAGCTTTACGTCCTCCATGTGTGTAAACTTCCCAGACATTTGGACTAACTTCTTTAGCATCAATAGCTACAACTATACATTGACTCCCAAAACGGGTTGCTGCTTGTGAAATTAAACTAGGGTTATTTATTGCTGCTGTATTAATAGAAACTTTATCTGCTCCAGCTAAAAGTATTTCTCTAATGTCTTCAAGATTGCTAATTCCACCTCCAACCGTGAAGGGAATAAATACACAATCTGCTACATCTCTTACCATCTTTAATACTGTCTTACGCTTATCTGATGATGCAGTAATATCTAAAAAAATTAACTCATCTGCTCCTTCTTGATCATAACGATGGGCTTGAGTTACAGGATCTCCTGCGTCGGATAAAGAAAGAAAATTAATACCTTTAACCACTCGACCATTATCAACATCAAGACAAGGGATAATTCTTTTAGCAAGCATAAATTTCCTTAGAAGAAAAATAGGCTTGCTATAATCAGCAAGCCTATAAAATTAGATTTTTTAGTGGTCTTGGCTTTTTGCCTCTAAAACAGAGTTTTTATTGTCCTGGAGGGGGAGCAGCCATTTCTTGAAAGATCTTTTCTACAATTTCTTTATAGACAGTAATTTTTCCATCTGCCTTCATTTTTTTCTTAATGTTTTCTAAGTAAGCTTCATAAGTCATTGAGCGGCGTTCTTCTAATAAACGTTCCTCAATTGCATTAGCTTGCTCATTATATTTTTGGTTACTTGGGTCATTACGCTTAGTTACAGCAAAGAGTAAATATTTACCATTGTTAAAGATAGGTTCTTTGGCAACTTCGCCTGCTTTTGTCGCTAATGCCATAGGAGCAACACGACTAATATCATTAAAGTTTTCTAAGGATTGACCATCTTTAAAATCATCCCGGGTAGCTACTTTTAGACCAGCTTTTTCTATGGCTACTTTTAATCCATCAGCAGTATTATTAGCTTCTGCCAAGATGGATTTTGCTTGAACAGCAGCTAAATCTTTGACTTTTGAAGCTTTATATTTTTCTACTACCTTGTCTTTAACTTCTTCAA
Coding sequences:
- a CDS encoding peptidylprolyl isomerase; protein product: MLKNKLTLQNFCYLVLAVVITLNFSSLTLAQKRKPVTKPKTTTPAPTPTPTPVKPPEPETIRPPETLLSVEEMEKLVAVVELDENKEFTLAFYPKSAPNHVRQFIWLARSGYFNGMSISRVIPKYIVQSGNPGSWEENNPNLKKRFDIPKLKA
- a CDS encoding tetratricopeptide repeat protein; the encoded protein is MKRCPVCHQEYSDAVTMCPYDGQSLETGPDPMLGKLLEGKYRLESCIGIGGMATVYLATRMQIGDNVAVKILNQESLKNPLAVARFRREAQAAARIRHNCVVTIHDMGNLPEGNTFLVMEYIRGHSLRDELKEQKTLSIPRAISLISTVCNAVHAAHEAGIIHRDLKPENIMVEKLSDNSESIKVVDFGVAELREHIISDALTKLTEAGMMVGTPYYISPEQCRGEPLDPRADIYSLGIILYELLTGNVPFRGRTLSAVIIQHATEPPPSIRKVRPDLTEAVETPILRSLANDRNKRPATAREMGQELEQALAGITLTESVDILIEPIAEASSKFLTSPKTGANPSARKSGLLNYDSLTGLHSHGYFIRNLEENLLRCAQLNEPLGIIIFGVDKLKQVNNTYGYLLGDLLIREVGHLLSQNLPEQMTLCRAPGDGLTTMAATRQPELLVQLATKLINVVKQTRLLTKELPEGLEVSLSAGIAFYPMDSTDATDLFEIAKQSLAKAKTLGHSQVARKGQSGQLSQLSNSVEPQIQFENFVGRKTELEKIQRNFEQSVAGRGRFVLITGDAGLGKTRLVEEFRRQSAGKDVLFLQGRFYESGGAIPYKAFCDSLRGSIHYLMEYNQAETQEVFGSMAGQVITDFSSNDPLSILLSGEAVANAEQEKYRIFDYLVRIYVNLSKLRPIILFLDDLQWADELTLDFLAYLIRNSSGERLFFVATSREWELTNENNPVRSWLRQMSRYGSQEQIKLSPLTETETAKVLESMFGYINISQAMLSKVCQETKGNPFYIMEIVRLLQEEKAIQWTGEHWHCKDVGEIHLPTSVVDLVEAHLVKLAAQDLEVFTQAAILGDEFTFEILQAVTDFDEDKLLSIVEAGLREHILKEEPHSREDRYSFYHSTVRKVLYERTSRRRRKRLHQQIGNKLEELYADRANKIAAELVYHYYNAEDYEHALSYAVEAGNLAWRALAFSEAAKYYEWAEKSIQNLMASLKDESLNRTTGGNKILQLAACGLQIESDRMAQYHLNYGQLFMQLGNHQRAESQLRQTLELARQVKSLKLVGRAFTALGELYRQYGQLTRGLEYGEQGLAVLTSIEDSEWEVQALMVIGASHEGLGHFSQALEQYEGALVLARKIKDRFQESNALWGMGVIYFRLGQYEKAQESAQRALEISTITGYRLVQERCYNLIGAILLEIGLFPDALRNFERALKVARDMGYRLRETSILNNIGEHYRRQMRYQEAYEYYQQALAITKETSDRPTEASILLNIGLLYQGQGNHETALSEFVKAQKLIQELGLRPTELETLVSIGDSLSAINNMKDAQSYYKYALDLSRQSGSPVFEWRALYGLARCEIVKGDKKAAVKLLRKSVEVIDLLSSELNTYANRVSFLKNKQIVYNDLAELTQELNKDGGV
- the trpE gene encoding anthranilate synthase component I; its protein translation is MFVTPKNFSEFAQMASQGNVIPIAKRIAADLLTPVAAYLRLQQSNPYCFLLESIEGGEQVARYSFLGVEPNLIIRVRGRTVETIKNGQVERLPGTLLDALRQYLGHLIPVKPPNLPPFTGGAVGYLSYDMVRWFERIPNKNPDDLKIDDALLMFFSSILAFDHVKQQLIIIVNVFTQRTDAVSLEEKYQQALVEIEQIEQKLSTPLILPNKNTSYSGQDKLTASFLVRSNFTKEQFETAVLRAKEHIKAGDIFQVVLSQRFETNISTPAFQIYRALRMINPSPYMFYLNLGDMSLVGASPEMLVRCKDRKLDYRPIAGTRARGVDDIDDALLGEELRADEKEVAEHIMLVDLGRNDLGRVSEIGSVEVLDLMSIERYSHVMHMVSKLRSELRVGNDCFDALVSCFPAGTVSGAPKVRALEVVDELEPTRRGPYAGAVMYLDYSGNLDSCIAIRTILVKDSKAYIQAGAGIVADSVPEKEYIETVNKARALLKAVEIAEKEL
- a CDS encoding bifunctional phosphoribosyl-AMP cyclohydrolase/phosphoribosyl-ATP diphosphatase HisIE, with the translated sequence MSVEILIQNLKFDEQGLIPAVVQHSRTNEILTLAYMNEESLTRTLQTGQTWFWSRSRKELWHKGGTSGNFQNVVDIRLDCDGDALVVMVDPEGPACHLGEDSCFHRQLQENEYQHLQKSISLVNQSSLELGILLDELYRLIEERKKKRPEGSYTTYLFNAGLDKILKKVGEESAETIIAAKNHSTQQMAAEISDLLYHLLVLMSERGVHLEDIFNELKQRASKATERKYT
- the hisF gene encoding imidazole glycerol phosphate synthase subunit HisF — its product is MLAKRIIPCLDVDNGRVVKGINFLSLSDAGDPVTQAHRYDQEGADELIFLDITASSDKRKTVLKMVRDVADCVFIPFTVGGGISNLEDIREILLAGADKVSINTAAINNPSLISQAATRFGSQCIVVAIDAKEVSPNVWEVYTHGGRKASGLNALEWASRVEELGAGEILLTSMDMDGTKKGYDLALTSQIADTVKIPVIASGGAGTLEHLYKALTTGKAAAVLAASIFHFGQFSISEAKKYLADQGVLVR